In Methanonatronarchaeum thermophilum, a genomic segment contains:
- the dapB gene encoding 4-hydroxy-tetrahydrodipicolinate reductase: protein MKIAVTGCLGNMGSRIAEAVIESDDQIVFAVEAPGHEEIGVDLGETLGFGEIGVPISSAADFKELLDSEKPDVVIDFTMPQATLGFVEDCIESRVNIVVGTTGFTDEVKEAMLGDIEDSDISALVSPNYSVGVNVFWKLVSMAARTLNYDAEIVEVHHNQKVDSPSGTAIKTADIIKDMRGEGEFVYGRSGVHEREKTEIGVHSVRAGDVVGDHTVYFSGTNAGERIEVTHRAHDRQAFVQGALMAARFLLDQPPGLYSMDDILGFGQQEGIDEEIARPKRCKKGGRPGFGGCGRK from the coding sequence TTGAAGATTGCAGTTACCGGTTGTCTGGGTAATATGGGCTCGAGAATTGCAGAGGCAGTTATCGAGAGTGATGATCAAATTGTTTTTGCAGTTGAAGCCCCAGGCCATGAAGAGATAGGTGTTGATTTAGGGGAAACCCTGGGTTTTGGAGAGATAGGTGTTCCCATTTCATCGGCAGCCGATTTTAAAGAACTACTTGATTCAGAAAAACCAGATGTGGTAATTGATTTCACAATGCCCCAAGCAACACTTGGTTTTGTTGAAGATTGTATAGAGTCACGCGTAAACATAGTTGTAGGTACAACAGGATTTACAGATGAGGTCAAAGAAGCAATGTTAGGCGATATAGAAGACAGCGATATATCGGCTTTAGTTTCACCGAACTATTCGGTAGGAGTCAATGTTTTCTGGAAGCTTGTTTCGATGGCCGCTAGAACATTAAATTATGATGCAGAGATCGTTGAAGTACATCATAACCAGAAAGTAGATTCACCAAGTGGTACAGCGATTAAAACTGCAGATATAATAAAAGATATGCGGGGAGAAGGTGAATTTGTATACGGTAGGAGTGGAGTCCATGAAAGGGAGAAAACAGAGATAGGTGTACATAGTGTTCGCGCTGGAGATGTAGTCGGTGACCACACAGTATACTTCAGCGGTACCAACGCCGGTGAAAGAATCGAAGTAACCCACAGAGCACATGACAGACAAGCCTTCGTTCAAGGCGCATTGATGGCAGCTAGATTCCTGTTAGACCAACCACCAGGCCTATACAGCATGGACGACATACTAGGTTTCGGCCAACAAGAAGGAATAGATGAAGAGATAGCAAGGCCGAAAAGATGTAAAAAAGGTGGAAGGCCAGGTTTTGGAGGATGTGGACGAAAGTAG
- a CDS encoding amino acid-binding protein yields MWTKVESHFESYPAQKKVMRLLLKRGFKIDEQGTIRSGSIRIPKAQIAQEVEVDRKAVDAAIKRIENNDFLRDIFHNLRSMTLLEDVAPKLGLGITIITPTDAAKKGILGRVAATISKKDISIYQAIADDPNLTDNPKLTIITEKRIPGNTIDELREIEGVKKVTIS; encoded by the coding sequence ATGTGGACGAAAGTAGAATCCCATTTCGAGAGCTATCCCGCTCAAAAGAAAGTAATGCGGCTTCTATTAAAAAGAGGGTTCAAAATAGATGAACAAGGAACCATACGTTCAGGCAGTATACGGATACCCAAAGCCCAAATCGCTCAAGAAGTAGAAGTAGACAGAAAAGCAGTTGACGCAGCAATCAAACGTATAGAAAACAACGATTTCCTGCGAGATATTTTCCACAACCTAAGGTCGATGACTCTACTTGAAGACGTAGCTCCAAAACTAGGTTTAGGGATAACAATAATAACACCTACAGATGCTGCAAAAAAAGGGATATTAGGCAGAGTAGCAGCAACAATCTCTAAAAAAGACATAAGCATATACCAAGCGATAGCAGACGACCCAAACCTAACAGACAACCCAAAATTAACAATAATAACAGAAAAAAGAATCCCAGGAAACACTATAGATGAATTAAGAGAGATAGAAGGAGTTAAAAAAGTAACTATCTCCTAA
- the tfe gene encoding transcription factor E — MSSSDGNKLEDPTIRDFIKEVSGEEALQVVKELQERGTAVDEELVENVELELNDVRRILYQLYQNGLAEYTRSRNSNTGWITYTWKLSLDNAENVMEKRKKQIVEELEERLVFEEENVFYLCPENHVKLTFEEATDIDFKCPECGEGLMHHENEEIIEEIKKEIKRLKDSI; from the coding sequence TTGTCAAGTTCTGATGGAAATAAACTGGAAGATCCTACGATTAGAGATTTTATAAAGGAAGTGTCTGGTGAGGAAGCGCTTCAGGTAGTTAAGGAGCTGCAGGAGAGAGGTACTGCTGTTGATGAAGAGCTTGTTGAGAATGTTGAGTTGGAGTTGAATGATGTTCGAAGGATTCTTTATCAGTTGTATCAAAATGGGTTGGCTGAATATACCCGGAGTAGAAACAGCAATACTGGGTGGATTACGTATACGTGGAAGCTTAGTTTGGATAATGCTGAAAATGTGATGGAGAAACGGAAGAAACAGATAGTTGAGGAGTTGGAGGAACGTCTTGTTTTTGAGGAAGAGAATGTGTTTTATTTGTGTCCTGAGAACCACGTTAAACTGACTTTTGAAGAAGCAACAGATATAGACTTTAAATGTCCTGAATGTGGTGAGGGTTTGATGCATCATGAGAACGAAGAGATTATAGAAGAGATAAAAAAAGAGATAAAGAGACTTAAAGATTCGATTTAA
- a CDS encoding tRNA (cytidine(56)-2'-O)-methyltransferase produces the protein MDIKILRMGHRPQRDQRITTHVGLVGRAFGANGLFLTSSDEKIKKSIDDVSSRFGGDFEVKVGVSWRSVLKNWSGLIVHLTMYGERLVDKSSELKSIDQDILVVVGAEKVPGRVYELADLNISVTNQPHSEIAALAVLLDRIYDGKQLKKHFDGQVKVVPSENDKKVKYLD, from the coding sequence ATGGATATCAAGATTCTTAGAATGGGGCATAGGCCACAGAGGGATCAGAGAATAACTACTCATGTTGGTTTGGTTGGTAGGGCTTTCGGTGCAAACGGATTGTTTTTGACGTCAAGTGACGAGAAGATAAAAAAAAGCATCGATGATGTTTCCAGTCGTTTTGGTGGAGATTTTGAAGTAAAGGTTGGGGTTAGTTGGCGTAGTGTACTAAAAAATTGGAGTGGGTTGATTGTTCACTTAACAATGTACGGTGAGCGTTTAGTAGATAAATCAAGTGAGTTGAAATCTATTGACCAGGATATACTGGTCGTTGTTGGTGCTGAAAAAGTTCCCGGCCGAGTTTATGAACTGGCTGACCTCAATATATCGGTTACAAACCAACCTCATTCGGAAATTGCTGCTCTAGCAGTTCTTTTAGATAGAATATATGATGGAAAGCAATTGAAAAAACATTTTGATGGTCAAGTTAAAGTCGTTCCATCAGAAAACGATAAAAAAGTTAAATACCTTGATTAA
- a CDS encoding DUF7839 domain-containing protein, protein MDDVVDTKLKILVEVARNQPGVKQTNIARKFGITPQAVSENIKTLKKDGFLREGEEGYYVTMEGVQRIIDQSEFLKNFYEDIQRNVLNKIPYFTAIAEVHVTEGMEVGLYMEGGLLKAGSKEDSSAHGVATSDADVGDEVNIKEISGIIDMAPGKVTVVRVPPKKDGGSNIGYEVEVGEQIDLTAAVGLPGLVAMRKSYGEPDLFFGAKQAVSHAASHGLDVFVFCSHTELQDLVDSLEESNIDYSIVDSH, encoded by the coding sequence ATGGATGATGTAGTTGATACTAAGTTGAAAATTCTTGTTGAAGTGGCTAGAAACCAGCCTGGTGTTAAACAGACCAACATAGCTAGAAAGTTTGGTATCACTCCTCAAGCTGTTTCTGAAAACATAAAAACTTTGAAGAAGGATGGGTTTTTAAGAGAAGGCGAGGAGGGGTATTATGTTACGATGGAGGGTGTTCAGAGAATAATTGACCAGTCTGAGTTTCTGAAGAATTTTTATGAAGATATTCAGAGAAATGTTTTGAACAAGATTCCTTATTTTACAGCTATAGCTGAAGTACATGTTACAGAGGGTATGGAGGTTGGGTTGTATATGGAGGGGGGGTTGTTAAAAGCTGGATCTAAAGAGGATAGTTCAGCACACGGAGTAGCAACCTCAGATGCCGATGTTGGAGATGAGGTTAACATCAAGGAGATTTCAGGCATCATAGATATGGCTCCTGGTAAGGTAACTGTTGTCAGAGTCCCACCTAAAAAAGATGGTGGTTCTAACATCGGATACGAAGTGGAAGTTGGAGAGCAGATTGATTTAACTGCAGCAGTTGGCTTACCCGGTCTTGTTGCGATGCGTAAAAGTTATGGTGAACCTGATCTTTTTTTTGGAGCCAAACAAGCTGTTTCACATGCAGCATCCCATGGTCTAGATGTATTTGTTTTCTGTAGCCATACTGAGTTACAGGATTTGGTTGACTCTCTCGAAGAATCCAACATAGATTACAGTATCGTAGATAGCCATTAA
- a CDS encoding ArsR family transcriptional regulator, translating to MSNNTKIINDPADLVPLLHVFKNDRYTEIFRQVFDGDVSQDELEEEFGKDAEEMLDLLNSIGLVKSHWSMNNGSPVKEYETSYSRFKANFECDLKEIVEILHISMLSDELFEKDQEALEGMIENGSEFISDLSEKLEQSEVLVRAMARRSDSVYIRGNKIERK from the coding sequence ATGAGTAATAATACCAAGATTATTAACGATCCGGCTGACTTGGTACCGCTCCTTCATGTTTTTAAAAACGATCGGTATACTGAGATTTTTAGACAGGTTTTTGATGGCGATGTATCTCAGGATGAGTTGGAGGAGGAGTTCGGTAAGGATGCTGAGGAGATGTTGGATTTACTTAACTCTATAGGGCTTGTTAAGTCTCATTGGAGTATGAACAACGGTAGTCCGGTTAAGGAGTATGAAACTTCATATTCAAGGTTTAAAGCTAATTTTGAGTGTGATTTGAAAGAGATTGTTGAGATACTTCATATATCAATGCTTTCCGATGAGTTGTTTGAGAAAGATCAAGAAGCTCTTGAGGGTATGATTGAAAACGGAAGTGAGTTTATTTCTGATTTGTCTGAGAAACTGGAGCAAAGTGAAGTGCTTGTGAGAGCTATGGCTCGACGTAGTGACTCGGTGTATATACGTGGGAATAAGATTGAGCGGAAATAA